Below is a genomic region from Sphingobacteriales bacterium.
GCCACATTCAGATTAAAGTAATTGATATGTAAATCCCCTTTACAGAGTATTTTCCCCATCATATCTGTTACCATGAAATTTCCTGCCAAATTTTTAGGATTAACCAGATAAATTGTTTTTCCGGAACTATACACCTGAAAATCAGCATGATTTTCTGCAATGCCAGTAAGGTCAGGATTGATATGAATAAAAAACCGGTTGATGTTAGTCCCCTTTGCCGGAATAAATTCGTAACTTCTTAATTCTGCCAAATCAATAAATTTCTTTTCCTGACGGTCTTCAAGATAAATCTTAACTGAGGGATCAATATTCTCAAAACCAAGCAGTTTAATCTGATGGTTAATTTCAAGTCCGGCATCCAAACCCAGAGGGATTACCTTATTAGTCGTTGCATCAATCTCCGGTAAGCTGTTAATGACATATTCTTTTTCATCCCAGATGGAATAAAATGCCAGATTGGGATTCCCTTTAAGTTTTATACCATCATAAAGTCTGTCATGCTCATCTGTTGCTTCTTTCCTGAAGGCAATAATGATTTCATTCGACAGATTAAAATCATTCGTTACAGATAATTTTATTCTTTGAAAATCAATGAGTTCAGGAGTAAAGAATTGCGCATCTGTCGTGTGCATTCTTTGTGAATTTTTAAAGTAAAGTGTTCCGCTTCCAGCACCTGATTTTTTCACGAAAAAAGCCTGGCCAATGGCTAAAACTCCATTGGGGGCTACCTGTTGACCTCCACCTGAAGCAGCAGAGCCACTTCCGTTCCAACTGGCATAATCGGCATTGCTGTAGCCACCTCCACCACTTGTATCGCTGTCCCAAAAATATAATGTACCATCAATCAGAGAGTTATCAGCAACAAATGTCGAACAACTTACCGCTGAAGGATAGGGATTCCCCACCAGATTCCAGCCATCTGCACTTGAATTACCTGAGCTGGTATTGGTGATGGTTACACCTATATCACTTGAAGTATTCAATGTTCCTGTAAAAATCCTGGTCGTCCAATTATCATAAACTGCCGTATAACCGAGTCCGTCAGTCAGTGTACCCGATAAAATTCTTGTCCAGCCAATATTCGGATCAGTGCTGGTATTGGTTTCATCATACCAGTAAACATTGTAATTTCCATTGGTATTGTCATAAATGGAGGTAAAAGCCCCGTTATGTACCGGAGATGAAACAAAATGCAGCCTTTTTCCTCCTGTGAGATGTCTGTGGACTGTTAAGTTTCCGCTATTGCTTCCGGCATCAATCAAAGATGCTGTTGAATACGTTGCACTCGACAGTAAAGTAAATGAACCGGTCATGGTCAATATTCCATTAACGTTCACATGCTTACTGGCCGGAACTTCAACAGCCGCTCCGGAAGCAACAGTCAGATTATTGAAATCTGTACGGTTGTTACCGGTAATTTGTTGGGTTGAACTTCCATTGAAAGTAACAAGTCCACCGCTAAGTGTTTGAGTACTTCCTTTATTGTTGGTCCAGTCTCCGGAAACAGAAATATTTCCGCCAGCTGTGAATGATCCTGAACTCCCAATTGTAAAATTCTGCGTTATCAGATATCCACCTGAAGGTACAATCAAATAGCCTCCACTATTATCATAAACTCCCTGAGCATGTATAAAAGTGGATATAACCATGACAGTAAAAAGGCTTTTGGCTTTTTTCAGCATAAAAGAAAAGATTTTTTACAAAGTTCTTTAAAATTAATTACAGGTGAAAATTTTTTTAATCACATTTGTTAAAAATAGGTCAGTCTCCTCACGCCTGCCAGATGCTTTGCATATCTGACAACCTGTTCTGTATATCCCCATTCGTTATCATACCAGACATATATCACCACATTTTTCTTGTTCTCTCCAACAATGGTTGCAGCTCCGTCAATAATTCCTGCATGGCTGTCGCGGATAATATCGCTCGATACAAGCTCTGCATTTTCAGAAAAATCAAGCTGTTCGACCAGATTTCCATGCAGGCTGTAGTGTTTCAACACACGATTAACTTCTTCCTTGCTGGTTTCTTTTTTTAATGTCAGGTTCAGGATGGCCAGCGATCCATCAGGTGTCGGAATACGCACGGCATTTCCTGTGAGCTTCCCTTTCAGATGAGGCAGTGCTTTGGCAACTGCTGAGCCTGCTCCTGTTTCGGTAATGACCAGATTAAGTGCTGCAGCTCTTCCTCTTCTGTATTTTTTGTGGTAATTATCCAGCAGATTCTGGTCGTTGGTATAACTATGCACGGTTTCTATATGTCCGAACTCAATACCAAATTCATCATCAATAATCTTCAAAGCAGGAACTATGGCATTGGTTGTACAGGAAGCTGCAGAAAATATACTTTCTTTTTCAGGTGAAAATTGATCATGATTAATACCAAAAACAACATTTGGAATATCACCTTTTCCGGGTGCAGTAAGTAAAACCTTTGAAATACCTTTTGCCTGAAGATGCTTGCTTAAGCCCTCCCTGTCGCGCCAGACTCCCGTATTATCTATCAGCAAGGCATCATTAATACCCCATTGTGTGTAATCAATTTCTGAAGGATGATCGCTTGAGATGAGTTTGATAAATTGACCGTTTACAATAAGTCCCTCATTTTCATAATCTTCATCCACAGTTCCTCTGAAAGGTCCGTATATCGAGTCATTTCTGAGCAACTCTGCTCGTTTTTGAATCTGGGCAGCATCCATTTTCCCTCTGATGACGATGGCCTTTAACCTGAGCTGCTCTCCCTTGCCGGTATTGTTGATCAGTAAACGGGCTGCAATCCTTCCTATCCGGCCAAATCCGTAAAGTACTACATCTTTTGGCTGAAGCCTGAATTTGTCTTTTCCGATATAATCCTTAAGCCGCTCGCTGACAAATTCATCGGCACTCCTATCCTTCCCGTCTTCAAACCATTGGGAAGCAAGTATCCCAATGTCAATTTTTGAAGGAGCAATATCGAGTTTCTGAATGGCAGTAGCAATTGAAAGTGTGTCGAAAACATAAATTTCTTTTTGGGTTATCTGCCTTCCAAGCTTATGATGCTGCAGGATAAGCTCTATCCCTTTGTCAAACAACTTTTTACGAAAAAAAACCAGTTCAACCGATTTGTTAAACCATAAATCATTGACAATCGCAGATAATTTCGATGCTGCTTTTTCTCTCTCAATCCAGTTGTTCAGTAATTCATCAACCTTTTTTTTCATGTGTGATTTTTTAGATTAAAAAAATTTGATATGTTGCCTTTTTTTGCAACAATCATTCCGATTGATTGAGAAATTATTGCCTGAAAGCTAAAAATCAATCATGCAGCAAACATTAATATTTTTGGCAGCATAGGCATCATCCAGCCTTGCTGTCGGCAATGTATGTGGTGCAGTCTTTACAATTTCAGGATTCGAAGCAGCTTCTTCGGCTATTTTAATCATTGCATCACAAAATGCATCCAGTCGCTCCTTACTCTCGGTTTCAGTGGGTTCAATCATCAGACATTCATGGACAATCAAAGGGAAATAAACCGTTGGCGGATGAAACTGATAATCCATCAGTCTTTTGGCCACATCAAGTGTACTGACTTCATATTTCTTTTTTAAGGAATGGCTCGAGAGTATTGCTTCGTGCATGATTTTTTCGTTTCCATAGGGGGCATCATAATAATCTTTAAGCCTGTTAAGGATGTAATTGGCATTGATAATGGCATTTTCAGCCACCGACTTTAATCCATCACTCCCATGCATCAGGATATAGGTATAAGCTCTCACCATCATGCTGAAATTCCCCCAGAATGCATGTACCCGACCAATCGTATCCTTACATTCACAATTCATCACATATTGATCTCCATGTTTCTCGACAACAGGCTTTGGTAAATAACCCAACAAGCGTTCACCGACTCCAACTGGTCCTGAACCAGGGCCACCACCTCCGTGAGGGGTCGAAAAGGTTTTATGTAAATTAAAATGCATGACATCGAAACCCATGTCACCCGGGCGTGCCAATCCAAGAATGGCATTCAGATTGGCTCCATCCATATACATCAATCCACCTGCCTGATGAACCAGTTCACATATCGTTTCAATTTGTGTTTCAAATATCCCGACTGTATTGGGATTGGTCAGCATCATTCCGGCTACTTCATCCGAAAGTTTCGATTTTAAATCTTCAATATCAACTTGTCCGTTTTCGAGCGAGTTGACCGAAACCACTTTAAATCCGCTTAATGAAGCACTTGCAGGATTGGTCCCGTGTGCTGAATTGGGGACCAGAATTATTTTTCGTTTGTCTAATTCCCCTTTTTTTTCATGATACTTTCTGATGATGAGTATTCCGGTAAATTCCCCGTGGGCTCCGGCTGCGGGCTGTAACGAAACGGCTTTCATGCCTGATATTTCGCCTAAAAATTCCTGCAATCGGCACATTAGTTCCAATGCTCCCTGAACCTGATCATCTTCCTGAAGGGGATGTATGTTTAAAAAACCCTCCATTCTGGCTGTCAGTTCATTGACCTTCGGATTGTATTTCATCGTACAGGAACCTAAAGGGTACATGTTTTTATCAATATGATAGTTTTTTACGCTCAGATTGACCATGTGCCGCTGAAGCTCATTTTCACTCACCTCTGGAAGCGGTATTGAATTATCCCTCTTGTATTTTTTGGGTAATTTGTGTGTAAAATCTGCAATTTCAGATTTGGGGAGATTGTAGGCTTTTCTGCCAGCCTTACTCTTTGAAAAAATTAATTCTTTATCTATCATAAGTCATACGCTTTAAATGAATTTTTTTTGGGCTTTCGAATTTATTGTAATTCCCTTAAATAAAACTGAATTGTATTTTCAATTCCAAAATAAAGTGCATCCGATATTAAAGCATGCCCGATTGAAACTTCAAGCAAATCGGGAATATTCTGTCTGAAATACCGTAAATTTTTGAGATTCAGGTCGTGTCCGGCATTTATACCCAATCCACAATTGTTTGCCATTCTTGCACTATCGACATATTCCTCAATGGCTTTTGCAGGATCTTCCGAATAAAACTTTGCATATTTCTCGGTATAAAGCTCAATTCTGTCAGCCTGGCATTTTACTGCTCCTTCAACCATTTTTGGATCCGGATCAACGAAAATGGAAACTCGAATTCCATACCTGTGAAATTCTTCATTGACTTCTTGCAAAAATGCCTGATTTTTAATAGTATCCCATCCTGCATTGCTGGTCAGTGCCTCAGGAGGATCAGGAACAAGGGTTACCTGTGCTGGACGAACACTTGTTACGAGTTCAACAAATCTTTTTGTCGGATTTCCTTCAATATTAAATTCGGTAGTAACCACCTTTTTTAGCTCATACACATCATTGTAACGAATATGACGCTCGTCAGGTCTTGGATGTACTGTTATTCCTTCAGCTCCAAAACGTTCACAATCAATGGCAAACTGAATAACATCCGGAAGATTTCCTCCCCTGCTGTTTCTGATTAAGGCTACCTTATTAATATTAACACTTAATCTGGCCATTTTTTAATACCTGTAATGATCGGGTTTAAAAGGACCTTCTTTTTTAACTCCAATATAATCTGCCTGAGTATCAGTTAATTTTGTCAGCTTTACTCCAATTTTTTCAAGATGCAGACGCGCAACTTCTTCATCCAGATGTTTAGGTAAACGATAAACACCAACAGGATATTTATTTTTCCATAAGTCGATCTGTGCAAGCGTCTGGTTTGAAAATGAGTTGCTCATCACAAATGACGGGTGCCCCATGGCACATCCCAGATTGACCAGCCTTCCTTCTGCCAGCAATAAAATCGAATGACCATCGGGGAAAATATATCTGTCAACCTGTGGTTTGATATTAACTTTTTTAATGCCCTCAATTCTTTCAAGTTCATTTACCTGAATTTCATTGTCGAAATGGCCAATATTACATACGATAGCAAGATCTTTCATTTTGCTCATGTGTTCAGCCGTGATGACATCCCTGTTGCCGGTAGCTGTAACAAAAATATCGGCTTCTTCAAGCGAATCTTCAACTGTTTTGACTTCATAGCCTTCCATGGCAGCCTGCAAGGCACAGATTGGATCTATTTCAGTTACAATCACCCTTGCCCCATTGGCACGCAATGACTGAGCCGATCCCTTTCCAACGTCTCCATAACCGCAAACCACTGCCACTTTTCCTGAAATCATTACATCTGTGGCCCTTTTTATGGCATCTACCAAAGATTCCCGGCAACCATACTTGTTGTCAAATTTTGATTTCGTTACAGAATCATTGACGTTTATGGCTGGTATTAATAGCTCTCCTTTTTCAAACATCTGATATAACCTGTGAACACCAGTCGTGGTTTCTTCCGAAACTCCCCTGAGTTCACTTACAGTCCGGTGCCAACGCTGAGAATCCTTCTGATAAATGTCTTTCAATAATTTCAATATTATCTCTTCTTCTTTGTTTGAAGGCTTTCTGTTGAAAAACTCAGGATTTTCTTCTCCCTTATAACCCCAATGTATTAATAAGGTAGCATCACCACCATCATCCACTATTAAATTTGGGCCTTTGCCATTTTCAAATTCCAATGCTTTTGAAGTGCACCACCAGTACTCCTCCAGGCTTTCTCCTTTCCATGCAAATACAGGAACTTCTGAGTGTTTGACAATTGCTGCGGCAGCATGATCCTGTGTGCTGAAAATATTACAACTTGCCCATCTGACATCGGCTCCAAGTTCTTTTAATGTTTCAATCAAAACAGCAGTCTGTATGGTCATGTGTAAAGAGCCACTGATTCTTGCTCCTTTTAAAGGTTTGTCTTTACTATATTTCTCACGTATCGACATTAATCCGGGCATCTCCTTTTCCGCCAACTCAATTTCTTTTCTTCCAAAATCTGCTAATGAAAGGTCGGCAATTTTAAAATCTGTTATCATCTTTCTTATTTTTATCGTATTAATTTTGCGGCAAAAGTAGTTAAAATCTTTATTCCCATAAAAAATGTACGGTAGGGATAATCTGCATACAACCATCTGGGAGTCAGTATCAAGTAAACATAACCAACGCACAATTACTTAATTATCAATAATTTAATAAATCAAATGGGCTATTTTCTTAAATTAGCATAACAATTTCATTAAATTACTGATATACAGTAATTAACAAAAGATTAAGAAAGAATAAAAAATTTTAAAAAAAAATTTGGAGGATTAAAAAAGCTCCCTACCTTTGCAGTCCAATTTTTTACGGTCATAATTAATGATTTTGAGTTCTTAAAAAATTTGAAAAAAAATTTGGAGGATTAAAAAAGATGAATCATCTTTGCAGTCCTTTTTAAGTTTGAAAATTTAAGTACAACCGCAAGGGTTGATATAAAAGTTCTTTATAAGGTTGTGGAAAAAAGCGTAAGGTACTGAGCATAATATAAAAACCTTTTTACCATGAAGAGTTTGATCCTGGCTCAGGATGAACGCTAGCGGCAGGCTTAATACATGCAAGTCGAACGGTAAATATTGAGCAATCAATATGAGAGTGGCGCACGGGTGAGTAACACGTATGTAACCTACCTCTAACCGGAGAATAGCTTCGAGAAATCGAAATTAATATTCCATAATATCTGATAGCGGCATCGTTAACAGATTAAAGCTCAGGCAGTTAGAGATGGGCATGCGGTCCATTAGCTAGTTGGTGGTGGTAATGGCCCACCAAGGCTACGATGGATAGCTGGTCTGAGAGGATGATCAGCCACACTGGCACTGAGACACGGGCCAGACTCCTACGGGAGGCAGCAGTAGGGAATATTGGGCAATGGGCGAAAGCCTGACCCAGCCATGCCGCGTGCAGGATTGAAAGCTCTATGAGTCGTAAACTGCTTTTGTCTGGGACGAAAATAACTTTTCTAAGTGAATTGACGGTACCAGACGAATAAGGACCGGCTAACTACGTGCCAGCAGCCGCGGTAATACGTAGGGTCCAAGCGTTATCCGGATTTACTGGGTTTAAAGGGTGCGTAGGTGGTTTGATAAGTTAGTGGTGAAATCTTCCGGCTTAACCGGAAAACTGCCATTAAAACTATCTTACTTGAGTGTAGCCGAGGCGAGTGGAATGTATCATGTAGCGGTGAAATGCTTAGATATGATACAGAACACCAATTGTGAAGACAGCTCGCTAGACTATTACTGACACTGAGGCACGAAAGCGTGGGGAGCAAACAGGATTAGATACCCTGGTAGTCCACGCCCTAAACGATGAACACTAGACGTGTGTGGCTTAGCTATACGTGTCCAAGCGAAAGCGTTAAGTGTTCCACCTGGGGAGTACGGCCGCAAGGTTAAAACTCAAAGGAATTGACGGGGGCCCGCACAAGCGGAGGAGTATGTGGTTTAATTCGATGATACGCGAGGAACCTTACCTGGGCTAGAATGCGCGTGACGATCACCGAAAGGTGGTTTCTCTTCGGAGCACAAAGCAAGGTGCTGCATGGCTGTCGTCAGCTCGTGCCGTGAGGTGTCGGGTTAAGTCCCTCAACGAGCGCAACCCCTATCCTTAGTTGCTAACAGGTCCGCTGAGCACTCTAAGGAAACTGCCTGCGTAAGCAGTGAGGAAGGAGGGGATGACGTCAAGTCAGCACGGCCTTTATGTCCAGGGCTACACACATACTACAATGGTTGCTACAGAGGGCTGCCACCTGGCGACAGGGAGCCAATCCCTAAAAGCAACCTCAGTTCGGATTGGAGTCTGCAACTCGACTCCATGAAGTTGGATTCGCTAGTAATCGCATATCAGCAATGGTGCGGTGAATACGTTCCCGGGCCTTGTACACACCGCCCGTCAAGCCATGGGAGTCGAAGGTACCTGAAGTCGATGACCGAAAGGAGTTGCCCAAGGTAAATTCGATGACTGGGGCTAAGTCGTAACAAGGTAGCCGTACCGGAAGGTGCGGCTGGAACACCTCCTTTTTAGAGATATTTGCTCTTACCTTACCTTCCACAACCTTTTTTATTTCTTTTCCCTATTATTTCTACAGTCCCGTAGCTCAGCTGGTTAGAGCACTACACTGATAATGTAGGGGTCCGCAGTTCAAATCTGCGCGGGACTACGAAAATAATCAGGGGAATTAGCTCAGTTGGCTAGAGCGTCTGCCTTGCACGCAGAAGGTCATCGGTTCGAGCCCGATATTCTCCACCATATAGGCATTCGGCCTAAAATATTGTTCTTTTACAGACTGTTTATAATCAATTTTTTTAGAAAGCAAATAAGGGCGTACGAGGAATGCCTAGGCTTTCAGAGGCGATGAAGGACGTGATAGGCTGCGATAAGCTTCGGGTAGGTGCCGAATAACCGCTTGATCCGAAGATCTCCCAATGGGGTAACCCATCCGCTTGCGGATATCCCGACTTGTCGGGAGGCTAACCTGCTGAACTGAAACATCTTAGTAGGCAGAGGAAGAGAAAACAATAGTGATTCCCCCAGTAGTGGCGAGCGAAAAGGGATTAGCCCAAATCCAGGTAGTTTCGGCTCCCTGGAGGTTGTAGGACTACCATCACTGACAATAAAACTGAAATGGAAATATTTTGGAAAACTTTACCATAGAAGGTGACAGTCCTGTACATGTAAGGTTTTTTGTCAAGGTAGTATCCTGAGTAACGCGGGACCGGAGAAATCTTGCGTGAATCTGCCAGCACCATCTGGTAAGGCTAAATACTCCTGAAAGACCGATAGCGAACAAGTACCGTAAGGGAAAGGTGAAAAGAACAGTGAGAAGCTGAGTGAAATAGAACCTGAAATCGTACGCCTACAAGCGGTAGGAGTCCCGATTTATCGGGATGACTGCGTGCCTTTTGCATAATGAGCCTACGAGTTACTCCTCACTGGCAAGGTTAATCTTCTAACCGAGAAGCCGTAGCGAAAGCGAGTTCTAACAGAGCGAATAGTCAGTGGGGGTAGACGCGAAACCTAGTGATCTACCCATGGGCAGGATGAAGTCTCGGTAACACGAGATGGAGGTCCGAACTTATTAGCGTTGAAAAGCTACTGGATGACCTGTGGGTAGGGGTGAAAGGCCAATCAAACTGGGAAATAGCTCGTACTCTCCGAAATGCTTTTAGGAGCAGCCTCGAAGTTAGTGTTATTGAGGTAGAGCCACTGTTTTGGCTAGGGGGCTTCACCGCCTACCAAACCAAGGCAAACTCCGAATGCTTTAACATTTATTCGGGAGTGAGGCATCGGGTGCTAAGGTCCGGTGCCAAAAGGGGAACAACCCAGACCACCAGTTAAGGTCCCTAAATATATGCTAAGTTGGTTAAATGAGGTTCTGTTGCTAAAACAGCCAGGATGTTGGCTTGGAAGCAGCCATTCATTTAAAGAGTGCGTAACAGCTCACTGGTCGAGCGATAGAGCGCAAATAATAAACGGGCATAAAGCATATTACCGAAACTGTGGGGTCGTT
It encodes:
- a CDS encoding glyceraldehyde-3-phosphate dehydrogenase, translating into MKKKVDELLNNWIEREKAASKLSAIVNDLWFNKSVELVFFRKKLFDKGIELILQHHKLGRQITQKEIYVFDTLSIATAIQKLDIAPSKIDIGILASQWFEDGKDRSADEFVSERLKDYIGKDKFRLQPKDVVLYGFGRIGRIAARLLINNTGKGEQLRLKAIVIRGKMDAAQIQKRAELLRNDSIYGPFRGTVDEDYENEGLIVNGQFIKLISSDHPSEIDYTQWGINDALLIDNTGVWRDREGLSKHLQAKGISKVLLTAPGKGDIPNVVFGINHDQFSPEKESIFSAASCTTNAIVPALKIIDDEFGIEFGHIETVHSYTNDQNLLDNYHKKYRRGRAAALNLVITETGAGSAVAKALPHLKGKLTGNAVRIPTPDGSLAILNLTLKKETSKEEVNRVLKHYSLHGNLVEQLDFSENAELVSSDIIRDSHAGIIDGAATIVGENKKNVVIYVWYDNEWGYTEQVVRYAKHLAGVRRLTYF
- a CDS encoding aminomethyl-transferring glycine dehydrogenase subunit GcvPB; translated protein: MIDKELIFSKSKAGRKAYNLPKSEIADFTHKLPKKYKRDNSIPLPEVSENELQRHMVNLSVKNYHIDKNMYPLGSCTMKYNPKVNELTARMEGFLNIHPLQEDDQVQGALELMCRLQEFLGEISGMKAVSLQPAAGAHGEFTGILIIRKYHEKKGELDKRKIILVPNSAHGTNPASASLSGFKVVSVNSLENGQVDIEDLKSKLSDEVAGMMLTNPNTVGIFETQIETICELVHQAGGLMYMDGANLNAILGLARPGDMGFDVMHFNLHKTFSTPHGGGGPGSGPVGVGERLLGYLPKPVVEKHGDQYVMNCECKDTIGRVHAFWGNFSMMVRAYTYILMHGSDGLKSVAENAIINANYILNRLKDYYDAPYGNEKIMHEAILSSHSLKKKYEVSTLDVAKRLMDYQFHPPTVYFPLIVHECLMIEPTETESKERLDAFCDAMIKIAEEAASNPEIVKTAPHTLPTARLDDAYAAKNINVCCMIDF
- a CDS encoding pyridoxine 5'-phosphate synthase, which encodes MARLSVNINKVALIRNSRGGNLPDVIQFAIDCERFGAEGITVHPRPDERHIRYNDVYELKKVVTTEFNIEGNPTKRFVELVTSVRPAQVTLVPDPPEALTSNAGWDTIKNQAFLQEVNEEFHRYGIRVSIFVDPDPKMVEGAVKCQADRIELYTEKYAKFYSEDPAKAIEEYVDSARMANNCGLGINAGHDLNLKNLRYFRQNIPDLLEVSIGHALISDALYFGIENTIQFYLRELQ
- a CDS encoding adenosylhomocysteinase, which translates into the protein MITDFKIADLSLADFGRKEIELAEKEMPGLMSIREKYSKDKPLKGARISGSLHMTIQTAVLIETLKELGADVRWASCNIFSTQDHAAAAIVKHSEVPVFAWKGESLEEYWWCTSKALEFENGKGPNLIVDDGGDATLLIHWGYKGEENPEFFNRKPSNKEEEIILKLLKDIYQKDSQRWHRTVSELRGVSEETTTGVHRLYQMFEKGELLIPAINVNDSVTKSKFDNKYGCRESLVDAIKRATDVMISGKVAVVCGYGDVGKGSAQSLRANGARVIVTEIDPICALQAAMEGYEVKTVEDSLEEADIFVTATGNRDVITAEHMSKMKDLAIVCNIGHFDNEIQVNELERIEGIKKVNIKPQVDRYIFPDGHSILLLAEGRLVNLGCAMGHPSFVMSNSFSNQTLAQIDLWKNKYPVGVYRLPKHLDEEVARLHLEKIGVKLTKLTDTQADYIGVKKEGPFKPDHYRY
- a CDS encoding T9SS type A sorting domain-containing protein, translated to MLKKAKSLFTVMVISTFIHAQGVYDNSGGYLIVPSGGYLITQNFTIGSSGSFTAGGNISVSGDWTNNKGSTQTLSGGLVTFNGSSTQQITGNNRTDFNNLTVASGAAVEVPASKHVNVNGILTMTGSFTLLSSATYSTASLIDAGSNSGNLTVHRHLTGGKRLHFVSSPVHNGAFTSIYDNTNGNYNVYWYDETNTSTDPNIGWTRILSGTLTDGLGYTAVYDNWTTRIFTGTLNTSSDIGVTITNTSSGNSSADGWNLVGNPYPSAVSCSTFVADNSLIDGTLYFWDSDTSGGGGYSNADYASWNGSGSAASGGGQQVAPNGVLAIGQAFFVKKSGAGSGTLYFKNSQRMHTTDAQFFTPELIDFQRIKLSVTNDFNLSNEIIIAFRKEATDEHDRLYDGIKLKGNPNLAFYSIWDEKEYVINSLPEIDATTNKVIPLGLDAGLEINHQIKLLGFENIDPSVKIYLEDRQEKKFIDLAELRSYEFIPAKGTNINRFFIHINPDLTGIAENHADFQVYSSGKTIYLVNPKNLAGNFMVTDMMGKILCKGDLHINYFNLNVARGYYLIHIQTNGNFITKKIFIQ